From Selenomonas sp. AB3002, one genomic window encodes:
- a CDS encoding IS3 family transposase (programmed frameshift) gives MNRYSNEFKEEAVKRVLSGVPASQVAREIGVNVSSLYTWKARYIKHPEQPFVGSGKLRDEDAELRRLQRRIKDLEQENEFLKKASGLLCQEPEVIRYYYIEANRGKYPIEKMVRWANVSRSGFYAWLSRKPSPRDKSNDELLRIIKQIHEKSNKTYGSVRIFRKLRKKGIKVNHKRVERIMKANGIHGKARRKYKATTYSDHDMPVAENVLNRNFSAEHPGEKMVSDITYIPTDEGWLYLAGVMDLCGRKMVGVAMDSRMTKQLVMSALQDAINHTSDVNGCILHSDRGSQYCSKDYCQMAKQNGFTMSMSRKGNCWDNAPMESFWGTLKQEWLNEKHFRTRAEAKAAVFEYIWIFYNRQRIHSSNDYQTPEEYYMERMPVEKIAA, from the exons TTGAACAGATACAGTAATGAATTTAAGGAAGAAGCCGTAAAAAGAGTCTTGAGCGGTGTTCCGGCCAGCCAGGTAGCCCGAGAGATAGGAGTCAACGTAAGTTCCCTATACACTTGGAAGGCAAGATACATAAAACATCCGGAGCAGCCCTTTGTCGGCAGTGGCAAGCTCCGTGATGAGGATGCCGAGCTAAGAAGGCTACAGCGGCGTATTAAAGACCTTGAACAGGAGAATGAATTCCTAAAAAAAGCGAGCG GCCTTCTTTGCCAAGAACCTGAAGTGATCCGATATTACTACATCGAAGCTAACCGCGGCAAATATCCGATTGAAAAGATGGTGCGATGGGCTAATGTATCCAGAAGCGGTTTTTACGCTTGGCTTTCCCGCAAGCCAAGCCCACGTGACAAAAGCAATGATGAGCTTTTACGTATCATTAAGCAAATTCACGAAAAATCCAATAAGACCTATGGTTCCGTGCGCATTTTCAGAAAGCTACGTAAAAAGGGGATTAAGGTCAACCACAAGCGTGTAGAACGTATCATGAAGGCAAACGGCATACATGGCAAGGCACGTCGTAAATATAAGGCTACAACATATTCAGACCATGATATGCCTGTTGCCGAAAATGTTCTCAACCGCAATTTTTCTGCGGAACATCCTGGGGAAAAGATGGTCAGTGATATAACCTATATCCCTACAGACGAAGGCTGGCTTTATCTAGCTGGGGTGATGGATTTATGCGGCCGTAAAATGGTAGGAGTGGCCATGGACAGCCGTATGACCAAACAGCTAGTTATGTCAGCTTTACAGGATGCCATAAATCATACCAGCGATGTAAACGGCTGCATCCTCCATTCTGACCGTGGAAGCCAGTATTGTTCCAAAGACTACTGCCAAATGGCAAAGCAGAATGGTTTTACGATGAGCATGAGCCGGAAAGGCAACTGTTGGGATAACGCTCCCATGGAAAGCTTCTGGGGTACATTAAAACAGGAATGGCTGAACGAGAAGCATTTCCGCACTCGCGCTGAAGCTAAGGCGGCTGTATTTGAGTATATTTGGATTTTCTACAACCGCCAGCGAATACATTCCAGCAACGATTACCAGACTCCGGAAGAATACTACATGGAGCGAATGCCCGTTGAAAAAATTGCTGCCTAA
- a CDS encoding PD-(D/E)XK nuclease family transposase: MYSIYNIDTKRRLNNDMELHFLEVPKFTKKPVKEMTRMERWLAYFSNKLDEKEMEEWPSPMRLDT; the protein is encoded by the coding sequence ATGTACAGCATCTACAACATCGATACCAAGCGAAGGCTCAACAACGACATGGAATTGCACTTCCTGGAAGTGCCGAAGTTCACAAAGAAGCCCGTCAAAGAAATGACCCGCATGGAACGCTGGCTGGCCTACTTTTCCAACAAACTCGACGAAAAAGAAATGGAGGAATGGCCTTCCCCCATGCGCTTAGACACCTAA